A region of the Mesotoga infera genome:
CATTTGCCTTCAGGACTCTCTGGGTTATGAAGTGAGGGATGTTGTTTGCATCACCCTGAAGAGAAGACAGTGCGCCAGCTATTGCTGCAATGGTATCGGTGTCCCCGCCTATCGAAGCGCCCATTCTTATTGCCAGCCAGACATCATCTCTGCAAAAAAGGCCGATGGCGATCGCTGCAACAGCTACGTCTACCGCCTCCATAGTCGTTCCAAACAGATAGTAGATTCTGTCGAGAAAATGGTCAGGCAATTCGCCACCGATGTGTTCTCTGATCACCGATAGCCTTTCGCCGGCCGAAGGTCCTACGAATTCTGCACAGGAGAGCTCTTCGCTTACTTTTGATCCTGTTATCGCGGCTTCGATAATCCCGTTGGCATTCAACCTCCTCGCAGCGTAGTAATAGGCAAATCCGACTGCCAGTGAAGCTTCGAGAGCAAGATTAGTATTATGAGTAGGTGCCGTGCAGTTTCTTATTACTTCGACAAGATGTTTCTCGCCTCTGTCTAGATTACACAGCACTGGAGCCAGCACTCTCATCGGGGCCCCGCTGGTTGTGCCAAGACTCTCGAAGTCCTGATTGCTCTTGAAGGCTTCGATAGCTCTCCTAGTGCTCGGTCCTATGTAACCTTTCGCGACAGGGTTGCACTCTTCCTCCCACCTGCAAAGAGCTTCCTTGACCGTCTCCTGTGAGAAATTTCTTTTCTCATTGTAGAGCTTTATCAAGTAAAGCACCTGCTCTGTGTCATCAGTTATCTGACCTCTTGTCAGGTTTTTGTGGATATATGAGTGTTCTGGTTCCAGCAAATCACTTACGAAGTCGAATCTGGTAGAGATTTGCCGGCGGGTCATGAATTCCGTTACCATTCCCATCGCATCTCCAACGGCAAATGCTTCAAGTGCCCTGAAAATCCTGTTCATTCTTCATCACGTCTTTTCACGCCAAGTCCTGCCCTTCCGTTTGTTTTCACTTCGATTCCCTTGGATGCTGAAAGATCCACCCTTGGATTGCCATCTATTACGCAGAAAGCATTGAAACCTGATAGTCGCACTGTATCCGCGCTGGCAAGGATAAACTGCTTGATCTCCGCAGAGATTGTCTCACCCGGTTCCAACATAGTTATTATCGGTCTGGAAGAAACAATCATTGCCGAGTTGCATAGGGAGTAAGGCAGCCAGCAAAAGAGGCCATTAATTGCCCTGTATGCATATAGAGATTTCATGTCTTCAGAGAACGGAGAGATAATTATTTGAGCGGGTTGAAACTGCGGCGAGACCTCTTCACCATTGATCTCCAATCTGCTTTCGGCTGAAGCAATTGATTTAGGTTCTCGAGGCGTTCTCTTGTTTTTGTAGAAGAAGTCTGAGGCGTCTATTGTGCATGTCTCTAAACCAACTGTCGAAATCAGTGTCTCGGAAATGACGATATCGTTGAATGCCGAACCCACGTACTTCTCTTCGAAGACATCGAGTCCCGTTACCCATATTGGCTCTATATTCAGGAAGTCGAATTCAAATATATCGCTGACCGATCTTAGAACTATGAAAGGTCCGCAATTTGCAGTTCCTAAAGCCAAACCTGCAACTGGTGCAAGCCTGCCGATCATACGCATACCCGCAACGATATCGGATGCAGTTCCGTCTCCCCCGATTGAGATCACAAGATCTGTCTCTGAAAGTACTTCGCCGGCGTATACGGTGTCCCTATAGTCGTTGAGTATTAGCTCCGACCCCACTACTTCTAGATCGAAATACTCTTTCAGGTGGAAATGAGTTGATCCGGTGCAGTAGAGATGCGTTCCCTGAAGCTTTGAGGCGAGAGCCTTCATGAGACCTCGATCATTCTCTAGCTTACCGGAGTTTGGATTGAATACTAATCCGATTCTCATATTACCTCTTCATTCGGAGTATTTGAAGAGCCGTACTCCTATCCGTTACGATTGAATTGATATACCCGGCCTTTATCGACGCATGAATCGCCTGAGCTTTCTCCTTGCCACCTGCAATACCGATTACCTCGGGTACTTCCTTTAGTTGATCAAGAGATATCCCGAGGATATTCTCATTCCCGGAAACGCAAGGCGCTCCGTCCGCGTTGAAGAATCTCGCCGCTATATCACCAACCGCCTCGTGTTTCATAAAGTTAGCAAGGAACTCCTTATCGTAGATGTTCTTGAACGCATTGGATAAAGATATGGGTTCACCTATCCCGACAATGGCGAGATCCAGCCTCTTCCACATCTCCGACATGAATCTTATCGAACTGTCTTCAAGCATCATGTTTAGAGTCTTCGAGTTTTCTATAAAGGCCGGAGCGAAAAGGTAGTAACGGTTACTGTGAAAGGAATTCGCGATCTTCTCGACTATTGAATTCATTTGATACTCGTGACGCAACTGGCCGACACCGCCGATTAAGGGTATGAATGTTGTGTTCGGAAGCTCCCCGTTGAACACGACTCTTTCAACTGTTTCGTATAGAGTTCGACCCCAGGAGATTCCCACAAGCTGTCCATTCTTCACGTAATCGGGGAGGAACTTCGCTGCAGACATCGCAATTGAAGTGATGGTTTCTCCATACGCTGCTTCGTCCGCAACGATGACGTTCTTCAGTCCGAATCTCTCTTTCATTTCTATTGAAATCTCTTCGAGATTCCCCACTTCTCCAGAATCAATCTCTATCCTGACGACTCCCTCACTTTTGGCTCTTGTTAGTAGCCTGCTGACCTGTGGCCTGGATATTCCGACAAGTTTTGCTATCTCACTCTGTGTCAAGTCTTCAAGATAATAGAGTTTGCATACCTTTATCATTGTGTCTCTATCGGCCATAAGCCCCCTCATCTTAAATCTTTCCTCCCTTCCACGAGGTTTGGCCCAATTACCGAAATCACTTCCGCAGCCTTCCTGTGAGCATGGTAGATGCTTTGGACCGGATCGCCAGTCTTCGTGAACTTCTCAATGAATCCTGCGGCAAAAGCGTCGCCGGCACCTGTAGTGTCCACGATTTTTACTCCAGTGTTCTCCACTTCAAATGAACGACGGCTCTTGTTTCCATCTATCCAGAGCGTCTCGGATGATCCTCTGGTTATGATTACGTTTGAGGTTATCTCATTTATCCTGTCTTGAATGATCTGCGCTTCACCCTCCGAGAGTATAGTGAAATCCGACAGACAGGATATCTCAATAACTGTATTTACGCCGAAATACAGACCACAGCCACCAGGGACATAGACCTTCAGAGATTCAGTGGCCTTTCGGAAAGCATCGACAGCTACTTCCTTGAAACTGTCAGCTACGCAAATCGCATCGTATCTCTTTTCATCGATTACGCCCTCAAAGAGAGCGTGGCCTCCAAGGGATATGATTCTTCTCTCTCCATGTGAATCTAACATTACTATAGTCTCAGCGCCAGGTCCATTCTCGATTTTGTAGCTTAGGTTAAGTTCCGAAGAAGAAAGCCTCTTGAGAATCCACTCCGAAGTTAAATCATTTCCCGTACCGAAGTAAAAGTCCGTTTCAACATGCCTGGAGAGATTCAGCGCAATATTTGCTCCCGATCCCCCGATGAAATTGTGTGTGTCTTTTGCAAATACC
Encoded here:
- a CDS encoding sugar-binding transcriptional regulator; its protein translation is MRGLMADRDTMIKVCKLYYLEDLTQSEIAKLVGISRPQVSRLLTRAKSEGVVRIEIDSGEVGNLEEISIEMKERFGLKNVIVADEAAYGETITSIAMSAAKFLPDYVKNGQLVGISWGRTLYETVERVVFNGELPNTTFIPLIGGVGQLRHEYQMNSIVEKIANSFHSNRYYLFAPAFIENSKTLNMMLEDSSIRFMSEMWKRLDLAIVGIGEPISLSNAFKNIYDKEFLANFMKHEAVGDIAARFFNADGAPCVSGNENILGISLDQLKEVPEVIGIAGGKEKAQAIHASIKAGYINSIVTDRSTALQILRMKR
- a CDS encoding carbohydrate kinase family protein, whose product is MGCAFGWSSHYRSSSHPPVSSLAEVSNQRLNERCCQMRTAVIGAASIDRYLILDSYPERDSMVFAKDTHNFIGGSGANIALNLSRHVETDFYFGTGNDLTSEWILKRLSSSELNLSYKIENGPGAETIVMLDSHGERRIISLGGHALFEGVIDEKRYDAICVADSFKEVAVDAFRKATESLKVYVPGGCGLYFGVNTVIEISCLSDFTILSEGEAQIIQDRINEITSNVIITRGSSETLWIDGNKSRRSFEVENTGVKIVDTTGAGDAFAAGFIEKFTKTGDPVQSIYHAHRKAAEVISVIGPNLVEGRKDLR